One window of the Silurus meridionalis isolate SWU-2019-XX chromosome 24, ASM1480568v1, whole genome shotgun sequence genome contains the following:
- the gpalpp1 gene encoding GPALPP motifs-containing protein 1 translates to MSNDNIIGPALPPGLLSNRSEESDEDETIIGPALPPLYKRESSSSSSDQEQVVFKRARYSGSGDSLPYKKGEARRRCDDDDQDGDEDVDDCFFGPALPPGYQKQDSSPDRPPVLGPALPPGFKKQQHDDDDDAEEDEERSVLGPALPPGYKPEPSSSEAEDEEVFGPMPSRGEVQSSVALDIERRAKKMKDRLLGQNDEPEKPERESWMMELPPEMQHVGLEARSFKKKSGPENKDRSIWTDTPADRDRKARERQEAKEKGETTKDDGPRLSKKDLEMADKVSKYNDSKRGESLLSMHAKKMKKKAEEDSNKPVERRPFDRDNDLQVNRFDEAQKKALLKKSQELNTRFSHSKDRMFL, encoded by the exons ATGTCGAATGATAATATAATCGGTCCCGCTTTACCACCGGGGTTACTGTCGAACAGAAGTGAGGAATCAGATGAAGACGAAACGA TCATAGGTCCAGCTCTTCCCCCGCTCTATAAACGAGAGTCCTCAAGTTCCTCCAGTGATCAGGAGCAGGTGGTGTTCAAGAGAGCCAGATACTCAGGATCAGGGGACAGTCTGCCTTACAA GAAAGGAGAAGCAAGGAggagatgtgatgatgatgatcaggatggtgatgaagatgtaGATGATTGCTTCTTTGGTCCAGCTCTGCCTCCAGGATACCAGAAGCAAGACAGTTCACCTGACAG GCCCCCCGTGCTTGGACCCGCACTGCCTCCGGGCTTTAAAAAGCAgcaacatgatgatgatgatgatgcggaagaggatgaagaacgAAGCGTTTTAGGACCAGCACTTCCTCCCGGATACAAACCGGAGCCTTCCAGCAGCGAGGCAGAGGACGAGgaggtttttgggccgatgccGTCCAGAGGGGAAGTTCAGAGCTCCGTGGCACTGGATATTGAAAGAAGAGCGAAAAAGATGAAGGACAGATTACTTGGGCAGAAT GACGAACCCGAGaagcctgagagagagagctggatgATGGAGCTGCCGCCTGAGATGCAACACGTCGGACTGGAAGCACgaagttttaaaaagaaatcaggaccTGAGAACAAAGACCGCTCCATCTGGACCGACACGCCGGCCGACCGAGATCGCAAAGCTAGG GAGCGACAAGAAGcaaaagagaaaggagagaCAACGAAAGACGATGGTCCTCGTCTCTCCAAAAAAGATCTGGAAATGGCAGATAAAGTGTCCAAGTACAAT GACTCCAAGCGAGGCGAGTCGCTCCTGAGCATGCACGctaagaaaatgaaaaagaaagccGAAGAAGATTCGAATAAGCCGGTGGAGAGGAGGCCCTTTGACCGAGACAACGACCTGCAGGTCAATCGGTTTGACGAGGCGCAGAAAAAAGCCCTGCTGAAAAAGAGTCAAGAGCTCAACACGCGCTTCTCGCACAGCAAGGATCGAATGTTCCTCTGA